The following are encoded in a window of Kitasatospora fiedleri genomic DNA:
- a CDS encoding sugar transferase translates to MKRGGDLAVTVLAGIIALPLGLLIALLIRATTGGPVIFRQTRTGRHGREFDILKFRTMRDRQYEDEPDAPRITRLGALLRKSSLDELPQLWNVLRGDMGVIGPRPTLPEQVVHYSTRQRGRLAVRPGLTGWAQVRGRNSITWPERIELDLWYIEHHSLALDLRILALTVKVLLRPAGITAAGGVNPGFPAPTQPTAEPAVPAGSRIVLPRQATATAPRLAPEELRG, encoded by the coding sequence ATGAAGCGAGGGGGGGACCTCGCGGTCACTGTGCTGGCCGGGATCATCGCGCTCCCGCTCGGCCTGCTGATCGCCCTCCTGATCCGCGCCACCACGGGCGGACCGGTGATCTTCCGGCAGACCCGCACCGGCCGCCACGGCCGGGAGTTCGACATCCTCAAGTTCCGCACCATGCGCGACCGGCAGTACGAGGACGAGCCCGACGCCCCGCGCATCACCCGCCTCGGCGCGCTGCTGCGCAAGAGCAGCCTGGACGAACTCCCGCAGCTGTGGAACGTCCTGCGCGGCGACATGGGCGTCATCGGCCCCCGGCCCACCCTGCCCGAGCAGGTCGTCCACTACTCCACCCGCCAGCGCGGCCGCCTCGCCGTCCGCCCCGGCCTCACCGGCTGGGCCCAGGTCCGCGGCCGCAACTCCATCACCTGGCCCGAACGCATCGAACTCGACCTCTGGTACATCGAGCACCACAGCCTCGCCCTCGACCTGCGCATCCTCGCCCTCACCGTGAAGGTGCTGCTGCGCCCGGCCGGCATCACCGCCGCCGGCGGCGTCAACCCCGGCTTCCCGGCCCCGACCCAGCCGACCGCCGAGCCCGCCGTCCCGGCCGGCTCCCGGATCGTGCTGCCCCGGCAGGCCACCGCGACCGCGCCCCGGCTGGCCCCGGAGGAACTGCGCGGCTAG
- a CDS encoding glycosyltransferase yields the protein MERIGVRHLPLPSLTRAWQPAADLAAARELLAELRRIRPDVLHTHNPKTGVLGRVLGRLARVPVVVNTCHGLWAQAHDPLAKRLAVLGAEALAARFSHAELYQNAEDRAALARWGVPAGRSRVVGNGVDLDRFPAPGPARDALRARLRAELGLAEDELLVGVGRRVAEKGIREYAEAARALAGKARFVWIGPDDPDKPDALRAAEAGVEFLGPRDDMPAVYAALDVFVLPSHREGFSRSGMEAAASGLPLLLSDIRGCREIGTHDRHLLLAPAADAAALTAALDRLLTEPGLRTRLGAAARRRALERFDQRAVAQVSLETYAAVARRRGLRWSTG from the coding sequence ATCGAACGGATCGGCGTCCGGCACCTCCCGCTGCCCTCGCTCACCCGCGCCTGGCAGCCGGCCGCCGACCTCGCCGCCGCCCGCGAACTGCTCGCCGAGCTGCGCCGCATCCGACCCGACGTGCTGCACACCCACAACCCGAAGACCGGCGTGCTCGGCCGCGTCCTGGGCCGGCTGGCCCGCGTCCCCGTCGTCGTCAACACCTGCCACGGCCTGTGGGCCCAGGCCCACGACCCGCTCGCCAAACGGCTCGCCGTGCTCGGCGCCGAGGCGCTCGCCGCCCGCTTCTCGCACGCCGAGCTCTACCAGAACGCCGAGGACCGGGCCGCGCTCGCCCGGTGGGGCGTCCCCGCCGGGCGCTCCCGGGTGGTCGGCAACGGCGTCGACCTCGACCGCTTCCCCGCCCCCGGCCCGGCCCGGGACGCCCTGCGCGCCCGGCTGCGCGCCGAACTCGGCCTCGCCGAGGACGAACTGCTGGTCGGGGTCGGCCGGCGGGTCGCCGAGAAGGGCATCCGCGAGTACGCCGAGGCCGCCCGCGCGCTGGCCGGCAAGGCCCGCTTCGTCTGGATCGGCCCCGACGACCCCGACAAGCCCGACGCGCTGCGCGCCGCCGAGGCGGGCGTGGAGTTCCTCGGCCCCCGCGACGACATGCCCGCCGTGTACGCCGCACTCGACGTCTTCGTCCTCCCCTCCCACCGGGAGGGCTTCTCCCGCTCCGGCATGGAGGCCGCCGCCAGCGGCCTGCCCCTGCTGCTCAGCGACATCCGCGGCTGCCGCGAGATCGGCACCCACGACCGGCACCTGCTGCTCGCCCCGGCGGCCGACGCCGCCGCCCTCACCGCCGCGCTCGACCGGCTCCTCACCGAGCCCGGCCTGCGGACGCGCCTGGGCGCGGCGGCCCGCCGCCGCGCCCTCGAACGGTTCGACCAGCGCGCGGTCGCCCAGGTCTCGCTGGAGACCTACGCCGCCGTCGCCCGCCGCCGCGGGCTGCGCTGGAGCACCGGCTGA
- a CDS encoding putative leader peptide — MPRPPLLTRRLHVDLRRTAGAACPAS, encoded by the coding sequence ATGCCCCGGCCACCGCTGCTCACCCGCCGCCTGCACGTGGACCTCCGGCGCACCGCCGGCGCGGCCTGTCCGGCTTCCTGA
- a CDS encoding DUF397 domain-containing protein, whose protein sequence is MTPAEAARAADERRKIELDVSGAEWQHAPGGEQGVQIAFVDGYIAMRNGAEPDGPALIFTPAEWRAFVLGARDGEFDPRNQ, encoded by the coding sequence ATGACGCCGGCAGAGGCGGCACGGGCGGCGGACGAGCGCCGCAAGATCGAGCTCGACGTGAGCGGGGCCGAGTGGCAGCACGCGCCCGGCGGCGAACAGGGCGTCCAGATCGCCTTCGTCGACGGGTACATCGCGATGCGCAACGGCGCGGAGCCGGACGGCCCGGCGCTGATCTTCACCCCCGCCGAGTGGCGGGCCTTCGTGCTGGGCGCCCGGGACGGCGAGTTCGACCCGCGGAACCAGTAG
- a CDS encoding acyl-CoA dehydrogenase family protein, producing MTRTAAQPTVPAPVTADADDAVERAFARLPRVIDLLAARAAEHDRDGTFPYQGVEAAHEAGLLTLTVGRRHGGPGAGLADTVRVLARLGRGDASVALLAAHTLLHHAEQARTAPWPAALYRRLLTESRRGPALVGTLRAPAGRPPAVTAHWQGNAWRLGGRAPHCPGAEALSWLVVEARTAENQPRTGLFLVRADSPGLEIDPAADQLGLRAAAGHDVLLEDARIGTDAALLPKGPAFPADPVATAWHQLALTAVLLGTARAALDWSAGQLRGTAAHRRPLGELDAALTGAEELVHGLAARTDADPSAATRAPAVQLLAARTASDTVQRALTLTGSAGLDRRHPLERHLRDALSLRTQLPAEDTVLDALGEALLGG from the coding sequence ATGACCCGCACCGCAGCACAGCCGACCGTCCCCGCCCCCGTCACCGCCGACGCCGACGACGCCGTCGAGCGGGCGTTCGCCCGGCTGCCCCGGGTGATCGACCTGCTGGCCGCCCGGGCCGCCGAGCACGACCGCGACGGCACCTTCCCGTACCAGGGCGTCGAAGCCGCCCACGAGGCCGGGCTGCTCACCCTCACCGTCGGCCGGCGGCACGGCGGGCCGGGGGCCGGCCTGGCCGACACCGTCCGGGTGCTGGCCAGGCTCGGCCGCGGCGACGCCTCGGTCGCCCTGCTCGCCGCGCACACCCTGCTGCACCACGCCGAACAGGCCCGCACCGCGCCCTGGCCCGCCGCGCTCTACCGGCGGCTGCTCACCGAGTCCCGCCGCGGGCCCGCCCTGGTCGGCACCCTCCGGGCCCCCGCCGGGCGCCCGCCCGCCGTCACCGCGCACTGGCAGGGCAACGCCTGGCGGCTCGGCGGACGCGCCCCGCACTGCCCCGGCGCCGAAGCGCTCTCCTGGCTCGTGGTCGAGGCCCGCACCGCCGAGAACCAGCCGCGCACCGGCCTGTTCCTGGTCCGCGCCGACAGCCCCGGACTGGAGATCGACCCCGCCGCCGACCAGCTCGGCCTGCGCGCCGCCGCCGGCCACGACGTCCTGCTGGAGGACGCCCGGATCGGCACCGACGCGGCCCTGCTGCCCAAGGGACCGGCCTTCCCCGCCGACCCCGTCGCCACGGCCTGGCACCAACTCGCCCTGACCGCCGTCCTGCTGGGCACCGCCCGGGCCGCCCTCGACTGGTCCGCCGGGCAGCTGCGCGGCACCGCCGCCCACCGCCGCCCGCTCGGCGAACTCGACGCCGCGCTCACCGGTGCCGAGGAACTCGTCCACGGCCTCGCCGCCCGCACCGACGCGGACCCGTCCGCCGCGACCCGGGCGCCCGCCGTCCAACTGCTCGCCGCCCGCACCGCGAGCGACACCGTGCAGCGGGCCCTCACCCTCACCGGCAGCGCCGGGCTCGACCGCCGCCACCCGCTGGAGCGCCACCTGCGCGACGCCCTCAGCCTGCGCACCCAACTGCCCGCCGAGGACACCGTGCTGGACGCCCTCGGCGAAGCCCTGCTGGGCGGCTGA
- a CDS encoding PTS-dependent dihydroxyacetone kinase phosphotransferase subunit DhaM, whose protein sequence is MDQRDRSRADVIPISTAPSAPPVGAATGTVTAPVPSVPRPARPAGHGRVGLVLVSHSQELADAVRAVALAVTEADDPAPVAATGGSLEDGPGSSAVLVAAAARRVDQGHGVAVLCDLDGPVRTVLTVLAAAEEHGLPFPTRFADAPFVEGAVAAVATRDRGRRPGGGAGRGGGDRPSAEALSPGPGRSAPSPVSRSADVPVRGRAGAPSVVPDVSDGTVWWRLCGFPARRAPGRR, encoded by the coding sequence ATGGACCAGCGGGACCGCAGCCGCGCCGACGTCATCCCGATCTCGACCGCGCCCTCGGCCCCGCCGGTGGGCGCCGCGACGGGCACCGTGACCGCGCCGGTGCCCTCGGTGCCGCGCCCCGCCCGGCCCGCCGGACACGGGCGGGTGGGCCTGGTGCTGGTGTCGCACAGCCAGGAACTCGCGGACGCGGTGCGGGCGGTGGCCCTGGCCGTGACGGAGGCGGACGATCCGGCTCCGGTCGCGGCGACCGGCGGTTCGCTGGAGGACGGCCCGGGCAGCAGCGCGGTGCTGGTGGCCGCGGCGGCCCGCCGGGTCGACCAGGGCCACGGCGTGGCGGTGCTGTGCGACCTGGACGGCCCGGTCCGCACCGTGCTGACGGTGCTGGCGGCGGCCGAGGAGCACGGCCTGCCGTTCCCGACCCGGTTCGCGGACGCCCCGTTCGTGGAGGGCGCGGTGGCCGCGGTGGCGACGCGCGACCGCGGGCGGCGACCTGGCGGCGGTGCTGGACGCGGCGGAGGAGACCGCCCGTCGGCCGAAGCGCTGAGCCCCGGCCCGGGCCGGTCCGCCCCTTCGCCCGTCAGCCGGTCCGCCGACGTGCCGGTGCGCGGACGTGCCGGTGCGCCGTCCGTCGTCCCGGATGTGTCCGATGGGACGGTTTGGTGGCGACTGTGCGGGTTTCCCGCCCGCCGGGCCCCGGGCCGCCGCTAG
- a CDS encoding NAD-dependent epimerase/dehydratase family protein, with protein sequence MRVVITGGAGFIGANLARELTSRPEVAEVRVVDDLSTGSKANLAGVDVAFFEGSILDPALLDAVFTGADAVVHLAALPSVPRSIAAPLASHRVNATGTLEVLEAARRAGGPYVAAASSSSVYGANRELPKRETMRTVPMSPYAVSKLASESYLGAYHHCYGLGVLPLRFFNVFGPLQPAGHAYAAVVPAFLDAALAGRPVTVHGDGHQSRDFTYVGTVTQVLAEAVLRRVVSAEPVNLAFGTRTSLLELIGLLGGVLGAPVAAEHVDPRPGDVRDSQADNARLRELFPDVAPVPLEEGLRRTAAWFRTL encoded by the coding sequence GTGCGTGTGGTGATCACCGGCGGGGCAGGGTTCATCGGGGCCAATCTGGCCAGGGAGTTGACGTCCCGTCCGGAGGTGGCGGAGGTCCGGGTGGTGGACGACCTGTCCACCGGCAGCAAGGCCAACCTGGCGGGGGTGGACGTCGCCTTCTTCGAGGGCAGCATCCTCGATCCGGCCCTGCTGGACGCGGTGTTCACCGGCGCCGACGCGGTGGTGCACCTGGCGGCCCTGCCGTCCGTGCCGCGGTCGATCGCCGCCCCGCTGGCCAGCCACCGGGTGAACGCCACCGGCACCCTGGAGGTGCTGGAGGCGGCCCGCCGCGCGGGCGGCCCGTACGTGGCGGCGGCGTCCTCCTCCTCGGTGTACGGCGCGAACCGGGAGCTGCCCAAGCGCGAGACGATGCGCACCGTCCCGATGAGCCCGTACGCGGTCTCCAAGCTCGCCAGCGAGTCCTACCTCGGGGCGTACCACCACTGCTACGGCCTGGGCGTGCTGCCGCTGCGCTTCTTCAACGTCTTCGGCCCGCTCCAGCCCGCCGGGCACGCGTACGCGGCGGTGGTCCCGGCCTTCCTGGACGCGGCGCTGGCCGGCCGGCCGGTGACGGTGCACGGGGACGGGCACCAGAGCCGGGACTTCACCTACGTCGGCACGGTGACCCAGGTGCTCGCCGAGGCGGTACTGCGCCGGGTGGTCTCCGCGGAGCCGGTGAACCTGGCCTTCGGGACGCGCACCTCGCTGCTGGAGCTGATCGGCCTGCTGGGCGGGGTGCTGGGCGCGCCGGTCGCCGCCGAGCACGTCGACCCGCGGCCGGGGGACGTGCGGGACTCGCAGGCCGACAACGCGCGGCTGCGCGAGCTGTTCCCGGACGTGGCGCCCGTCCCGCTGGAGGAGGGCCTGCGGCGCACCGCGGCCTGGTTCCGGACGCTCTGA
- a CDS encoding NUDIX hydrolase produces the protein MGIPAFLADLRAVVGHRPLWLSGVSAVVVDEDGRVLLGRRADNGRWALISGIIDPGEQPADAVVRECLEETGVEVRPERLVAVAVSPMIEYPNGDRTQYLDLVFRCRPLSGEARVNDDESLEVGWFHPDALPELEDRLLDHIARALAGKDEAHFELTAP, from the coding sequence ATGGGAATTCCTGCGTTTCTGGCGGACCTGCGCGCCGTGGTCGGGCACCGGCCGCTCTGGCTGTCCGGCGTGTCGGCGGTGGTGGTGGACGAGGACGGCCGGGTGCTGCTCGGACGGCGGGCGGACAACGGCCGGTGGGCACTGATCAGCGGCATCATCGACCCGGGGGAGCAGCCCGCGGACGCCGTGGTGCGCGAGTGCCTGGAGGAGACCGGGGTGGAGGTGCGGCCCGAGCGGCTGGTCGCGGTGGCGGTCTCCCCGATGATCGAGTACCCGAACGGCGACCGCACCCAGTACCTCGACCTGGTCTTCCGGTGCCGCCCGCTGTCCGGCGAGGCCCGGGTGAACGACGACGAGTCGCTCGAGGTCGGCTGGTTCCACCCGGACGCGCTGCCCGAACTGGAGGACCGCCTCCTGGACCACATCGCCCGCGCGCTGGCCGGCAAGGACGAGGCGCACTTCGAACTGACGGCGCCCTGA
- a CDS encoding acetyltransferase translates to MVLWIAGAGGVGREALDVALAAGVEVAGFLDDRQAGSTVRGLPVRAPAELPPGAGYLVGIADPAARARLAGLLDAAGGHPVTLAHPRAIIAPETELAPGCLVMGGAHVSSSVRLGPHSQVHYNATVGHDTRLGARVTVYPGAHVSGAVRLEDDSTVGSGAVVLQGRTVGRAAFVGAAATVTRDVPPGTTVVGTPARPLLRRAPAPAPEGVA, encoded by the coding sequence ATGGTGCTGTGGATCGCGGGTGCGGGCGGCGTCGGCCGGGAGGCGCTGGACGTGGCGCTCGCCGCGGGCGTCGAAGTGGCCGGGTTCCTCGACGACCGGCAGGCCGGGAGCACGGTGCGCGGCCTGCCCGTCCGCGCCCCCGCCGAACTGCCGCCCGGCGCCGGGTACCTGGTCGGGATCGCCGACCCGGCGGCCCGGGCCCGGCTGGCCGGGCTGCTGGACGCGGCGGGCGGCCACCCCGTCACCCTGGCGCACCCCCGGGCGATCATCGCCCCCGAGACCGAACTCGCCCCCGGCTGCCTGGTGATGGGCGGCGCGCACGTCTCCAGCAGCGTCCGCCTCGGCCCGCACAGCCAGGTGCACTACAACGCGACCGTCGGCCACGACACCCGTCTCGGCGCCCGCGTCACCGTCTACCCCGGCGCCCACGTCTCCGGCGCCGTCCGACTGGAGGACGACAGCACCGTCGGCTCCGGCGCCGTGGTCCTCCAGGGCCGCACCGTGGGCCGCGCCGCCTTCGTCGGCGCCGCCGCCACCGTCACCCGCGACGTGCCGCCCGGCACCACCGTGGTCGGCACCCCGGCCCGCCCGCTGCTGCGCCGCGCCCCCGCCCCCGCCCCCGAGGGCGTCGCCTAG
- a CDS encoding polysaccharide deacetylase family protein, producing the protein MRGVHDEHRRPGRRRPVEGQTAAGPRGRAGARRGRHPAHLPPGRRRHERRARPRHRRLHRPGGPARRAPARRVVPLDTAADRLDAGLRTPSTVLTFDDGFADTYETAWPLLRERGLPFTVYLASGLVGAPMRWEGSTAKGAPATGLSWEHLREMTASGLCTVANHTRSHVRPELLGTAELDACGDDVEEHLGTRPRHFAYTWGRPVPHLDAALRARFRTCATGLVGRNLPGYDPARFHRVPVRRTDPIDFFRAKLYGRLVPERAYARIVATAKAVGAGA; encoded by the coding sequence GTGAGGGGGGTCCATGACGAGCACCGCCGGCCGGGCCGGAGGCGTCCGGTCGAAGGTCAAACAGCAGCTGGCCCGCGCGGCCGGGCGGGTGCCCGGCGCGGGCGCCACCCTGCTCATCTACCACCGGGTCGGCGGCGGCACGAGCGACGAGCTCGACCTCGCCACCGCCGACTTCACCGCCCAGGTGGACCTGCTCGCCGAGCTCCCGCCCGCCGGGTCGTCCCGCTGGACACCGCCGCCGACCGCCTCGACGCCGGCCTGCGCACCCCCAGCACCGTCCTCACCTTCGACGACGGCTTCGCCGACACCTACGAGACGGCCTGGCCGCTGCTCCGCGAACGCGGCCTGCCGTTCACCGTCTACCTGGCCAGCGGCCTGGTCGGCGCACCGATGCGCTGGGAGGGCTCCACCGCCAAGGGCGCCCCCGCCACCGGCCTCAGCTGGGAGCACCTGCGCGAGATGACCGCCTCCGGGCTGTGCACCGTCGCCAACCACACCCGCAGCCACGTCCGCCCCGAACTGCTCGGCACCGCCGAGCTCGACGCCTGCGGCGACGACGTCGAGGAGCACCTCGGCACCCGCCCCCGGCACTTCGCCTACACCTGGGGCCGCCCCGTCCCGCACCTGGACGCCGCGCTGCGCGCCCGCTTCCGCACCTGCGCCACCGGCCTGGTCGGCCGCAACCTGCCCGGGTACGACCCGGCCCGCTTCCACCGCGTCCCGGTCCGGCGCACCGACCCGATCGACTTCTTCCGGGCCAAGCTGTACGGCCGGCTCGTCCCCGAACGCGCCTACGCCCGGATCGTCGCCACCGCGAAGGCGGTGGGCGCCGGTGCCTGA